Proteins co-encoded in one Theileria equi strain WA chromosome 3, complete sequence genomic window:
- a CDS encoding SNARE domain-containing protein (encoded by transcript BEWA_005920A), translating to MSKALIIHRNITHIYNNLLLNEKQKVHRFDVGSPDSPLLRQQAPFDENEPTTSNDGVVSISLPPDWLEMAEECNYMLLNVKSKVKELEKAQNMNLLSVFGKRGKSSYDKIGALSNEISSIFKKIERNMNMIDVDVEDYVEDNLRKNVKRKIASELIPLSSSFRKMQKNFYDSLQSDSQSSTSHVTVLAAATTIALGDDLVQDSVQINHFSIADRTRRLQQISSTVQDLKEMYSQLSTMIVEQGSMLDQIDYNVQKFADNSRNFANELKRRYDRGNPKRALRTVRNLVCVIFVQLVLIIIKFA from the exons ATGTCAAAGGCTTTGATAATCCATCGCAACATTACTCACATTTACAATAATTTGCTGCTCAATGAGAAGCAAAAGGTGCACAGGTTTGACGTGGGAAGCCCAGACTCTCCCCTATTGAGGCAACAAGCGCCTTTTGACG AAAATGAACCAACGACTTCCAATGATGGAGTGGTTTCAATCAGCCTACCTCCAGATTGGCTGGAGATGGCAGAGGAATGCAACTATATGCTTCTCAACGTCAAGAGCAAGGTAAAGGAGTTGGAAAAGGCACAGAACATGAATTTGTTGAGTGTGTTTGGAAAGAGGGGTAAGAGTAGTTATGACAAAATTGGAGCTCTTTCTAACGAGATTTCAAGCATATTTAAGAAGATTGAGAGGAATATGAATATGATTGATGTGGATGTTGAGGATTACGTGGAGGATAACTTGCGAAAGAACGTTAAACGAAAGATTGCTAGTGAGTTGATCCCCCTCTCTAGCTCCTTTAGGAAGATGCAAAAGAACTTTTATGACTCGCTACAGTCTGATTCTCAATCCTCTACATCACATGTTACGGTAC TTGCTGCTGCTACCACAATCGCTCTTGGTGATGACCTAGTCCAGGATTCAGTACAGATTAATCACTTTAGCATTGCGGATCGAACAAGA CGCCTTCAACAAATTTCATCTACTGTGCAAGATTTGAAGGAAATGTATTCACAACTTTCCACAATGATTGTGGAGCAG GGATCGATGCTTGATCAGATTGATTATAATGTGCAAAAGTTTGCTGATAATTCTCGAAACTTTGCAAATGAGTTAAAGAGACGATATGATCGTGGTAACCCAAAGAGGGCATTGCGTACTGTTCGAAATTTGGTTTGTGTTATATTTGttcag CTGGTTTTAATAATTATAAAATTCGCGTGA
- a CDS encoding 60S ribosomal protein L13, putative (encoded by transcript BEWA_005910A) — MFKKTVVVDCKGHLMGRLASIVAKELLSGQKVVCVRCEEINVSGSLYRNKLKYQRFLRLRTNTNPRHGPFHLRSPSKMFARVVRGMIPHKTKRGAAALANLKTFEGVPSPYDKVKKQVVPTALRFLKLKPGRRFCRLGDVLTKVGWNYDGLVKKLEDRRKERSHEHFKAKCELKAKELKAASKAFSSLSAESKAVLTQLSL; from the exons ATGTTTAAGAAG ACTGTCGTCGTTGACTGCAAGGGCCACCTTATGGGCCGCTTGGCCTCGATCGTAGCTAAAGAACTTTTGAGTGGCCAGAAGGTCGTATGCGTTAGATGCGAAGAAATCAACGTAAGCGGCTCTCTCTACAGAAACAAAC TCAAGTACCAAAGATTTTTAAGATTGAGAACAAACACAAACCCACGTCATGGTCCTTTCCATCTTCGCAGCCCCTCCAAGATGTTCGCTAGGGTTGTTAGGGGAATGATTCCACACAAGACAAAGAGGGGCGCTGCTGCCTTGGCAAATTTAAAGACATTTGAAGGTGTACCATCTCCATATGACAAGGTCAAGAAGCAGGTCGTACCAACTGCCTTGCGCTTCTTGAAGCTCAAGCCAGGCAGGCGCTTCTGCCGTCTCGGTGATGTTCTCACCAAG GTTGGCTGGAACTACGACGGTTTGGTCAAGAAGCTTGAGGATCGCAGGAAGGAGCGCTCCCATGAGCATTTCAAGGCAAAGTGCGAGTTGAAGGCTAAGGAACTCAAGGCTGCCTCCAAGGCATTCTCTAGTTTGTCAGCCGAATCTAAGGCTGTTTTGACACAACTTTCGCTTTAA